In one window of Pseudooceanicola aestuarii DNA:
- a CDS encoding FG-GAP repeat domain-containing protein, producing MSVKRWEDDATVWHGPDYGAEALRYHPDVASAAVAGRIITCVDVVDWAGTGGRDLLLSAWDPCYDGKVFLRREIGSHPDGTPILGPETCIEGVRGYVTAVPDGDVFHLVSASRMRREIYLFPNIGSRGAPEFGDPVVLELDADWVRGNEYFHMARFHDIDGCGVAELIVGSDHWDEYWPNGREWNDAGYRGHDAVGRWMGGPLRGFLYAFKNVGTPAAPVLEKGRALIAGETPLEVYGQLAPAFGDFTPGETSVIAGEFWNILHIARQRPDGTFEQDRLVQTPDDAVLELDQCIHLPCVTDWNGDGRLDILVGAEDGYVTYLRNCGTGADGLPRFEHAGRVQTTAPLIHAGVLPSPAAHDFTGNGRPDLVVGNSTGELLFYPNRGVDDPRDLGVEAMLTADGVPIRIAAGLTGSIQGPSEKMFGYSCPTVADWTGTGRGDLLVSDVTGQHRLYRNLGGDMVPPRFAAAERLTCEGTPLQTVWRVRPAVTDWQAGGPLHYVALDAEGVLTDWTRASDTELTAPRRLHWEDGREIRFTVDVGGGRGRVKLCLCDWEGTGRMDLIFGTHARACVPDDPATGAPRNTTGQAGLFYARNVGTPDAPRFALPVPMAHKGQVIAMAMHVAAPEAVDWAGRGALDLIVGVEDGSLVWLKREDLTWTS from the coding sequence GTGAGCGTCAAAAGATGGGAGGACGATGCAACCGTCTGGCACGGGCCGGACTACGGGGCAGAGGCATTGCGCTATCACCCCGACGTGGCATCGGCGGCGGTGGCCGGACGGATCATCACCTGCGTCGACGTCGTCGATTGGGCGGGCACGGGCGGACGCGATCTGCTGCTGTCGGCCTGGGATCCCTGTTATGACGGCAAGGTCTTCTTGCGGCGCGAGATCGGCAGCCATCCCGACGGCACCCCGATCCTGGGCCCGGAAACCTGTATCGAGGGCGTGCGCGGCTATGTCACCGCCGTGCCGGACGGGGATGTCTTTCACCTTGTCTCCGCCTCCCGGATGCGGCGCGAAATCTACCTGTTCCCCAATATCGGCAGCCGGGGCGCGCCGGAATTCGGCGATCCCGTGGTGTTGGAACTGGACGCCGACTGGGTGCGCGGCAACGAATATTTCCACATGGCCCGGTTCCATGACATCGATGGCTGCGGCGTGGCGGAACTGATCGTCGGCAGCGACCATTGGGACGAATACTGGCCCAACGGCCGGGAATGGAACGACGCGGGTTATCGCGGCCACGATGCCGTCGGGCGCTGGATGGGCGGGCCGCTGCGCGGGTTTCTCTATGCGTTCAAAAACGTCGGAACCCCTGCCGCACCGGTGCTGGAAAAAGGCCGCGCGCTGATCGCGGGCGAAACCCCGCTGGAGGTCTATGGCCAGCTGGCCCCGGCCTTTGGCGATTTCACCCCCGGCGAGACCAGCGTGATCGCAGGCGAATTCTGGAACATCCTGCATATCGCCCGGCAAAGGCCCGACGGCACCTTCGAACAGGACCGCCTGGTCCAGACCCCCGACGATGCGGTGCTGGAACTGGACCAATGCATCCATCTGCCCTGCGTCACCGACTGGAACGGCGACGGGCGGCTGGATATTCTGGTCGGGGCAGAGGACGGCTATGTCACCTATCTGCGCAATTGTGGCACCGGCGCCGACGGGCTGCCCCGGTTCGAACATGCCGGGCGCGTGCAGACCACCGCCCCGCTGATCCATGCCGGGGTGCTGCCCAGCCCGGCGGCGCATGATTTCACCGGCAATGGCCGCCCGGACCTGGTGGTCGGCAATTCCACCGGCGAGCTGCTGTTCTACCCCAACCGCGGTGTCGACGACCCCCGCGACCTGGGCGTGGAGGCGATGCTGACCGCAGATGGCGTGCCGATCCGCATTGCCGCCGGGCTGACCGGCTCGATCCAGGGACCGTCGGAGAAAATGTTCGGCTATTCCTGCCCGACGGTGGCGGATTGGACCGGCACCGGGCGCGGCGACCTGCTGGTTTCGGACGTCACCGGCCAGCACCGCCTGTATCGTAATCTGGGCGGTGACATGGTGCCACCGCGCTTTGCCGCAGCCGAACGGCTGACCTGCGAGGGCACGCCGCTGCAAACCGTCTGGCGGGTACGCCCGGCAGTGACGGATTGGCAGGCAGGCGGGCCGCTCCACTACGTCGCACTGGATGCCGAGGGCGTGTTGACCGACTGGACCCGCGCCTCCGACACCGAACTGACCGCGCCGCGCCGGCTGCACTGGGAGGACGGCCGCGAGATCCGGTTCACCGTGGATGTCGGCGGGGGCCGTGGCCGGGTAAAGCTTTGCCTGTGCGATTGGGAGGGGACAGGCCGGATGGACCTGATCTTCGGCACCCATGCCCGCGCCTGCGTGCCTGACGATCCCGCAACCGGCGCGCCGCGCAACACCACCGGACAGGCCGGGCTGTTCTACGCCCGCAACGTCGGCACGCCCGACGCGCCCCGCTTTGCCCTGCCGGTGCCGATGGCGCACAAGGGGCAGGTCATCGCCATGGCCATGCATGTCGCCGCCCCGGAGGCGGTGGATTGGGCCGGACGCGGGGCGCTGGACCTGATCGTCGGGGTAGAGGACGGCAGCCTGGTCTGGCTGAAGCGGGAGGATCTGACATGGACATCGTGA
- a CDS encoding dihydrodipicolinate synthase family protein: protein MTQRTDGIVPVMLTPMTDDNSIDWAGLERLVEWYIAQGADTLFAVCQSSEMQHLTLAERTELGRRTVELAAGRVGVIGSGHISDARDDQREELMAMADCGFDALVLVTNHLDPSHAGAAALRQGVTDVLGWVPGDLPLGLYECPAPFRRLLSDDEFAFCRDTGRFVTLKDVSCDLPTVARRVKLAEGSDLSVVNANAAIAAAAMRAGSAGFAGVFTNFHPDLYAWLYRNRDLDSPLRQRLETFLALAAMAEPMGYPGLAKLYHQRLGTFASAHSRVIDYDLDDRHWGVLPLLDHIMRGTETFRAEIAAG from the coding sequence ATGACCCAGAGAACCGACGGCATCGTCCCCGTGATGTTGACCCCCATGACCGACGACAACTCCATCGACTGGGCCGGGCTGGAGCGATTGGTGGAATGGTATATCGCCCAGGGTGCCGACACGCTGTTCGCGGTCTGCCAATCCAGCGAGATGCAGCACCTGACCCTGGCGGAACGGACAGAGCTGGGGCGCCGCACCGTGGAGCTGGCCGCCGGGCGGGTGGGCGTGATCGGGTCGGGCCATATCTCGGACGCGCGCGACGATCAGCGCGAAGAATTGATGGCGATGGCCGATTGCGGGTTCGACGCGCTGGTGCTGGTGACCAACCACCTGGATCCGTCCCATGCCGGTGCCGCCGCGCTGCGCCAGGGGGTGACGGACGTTCTGGGCTGGGTGCCGGGCGATCTGCCGCTGGGGTTGTATGAATGCCCCGCGCCATTCCGCCGCCTGCTGAGCGATGACGAATTCGCATTCTGCCGTGACACCGGCCGGTTCGTCACGCTGAAGGACGTGTCCTGTGACCTGCCTACCGTGGCCCGCCGGGTGAAGCTGGCTGAAGGGTCGGACCTGTCGGTGGTCAATGCCAATGCCGCCATCGCGGCGGCCGCGATGCGGGCGGGATCGGCGGGGTTTGCCGGGGTCTTCACCAATTTTCACCCCGATCTCTACGCCTGGCTCTACCGCAACCGGGACCTGGACAGCCCGCTGCGGCAGCGGCTGGAAACCTTCCTTGCGTTGGCCGCGATGGCCGAGCCGATGGGCTATCCCGGGCTGGCAAAGCTGTATCATCAGCGGCTGGGTACCTTTGCCTCCGCCCATTCGCGGGTGATCGACTACGATCTGGACGACCGGCATTGGGGCGTCCTGCCGCTGCTGGATCACATCATGAGGGGCACCGAAACCTTCCGCGCCGAAATCGCGGCGGGTTGA
- a CDS encoding IlvD/Edd family dehydratase codes for MTRIHPQDLRSRKWFMNPDNPEMTALYLERYLNYGLTRAELQAGKPIIAIAQTGSDLSPCNRHHLELAKRVRDGIIAAGGTPMEVPVHPIQETGKRPTALLDRNLAYLGLVEALFGYPIDGVVLTIGCDKTTPALLMAAATVGIPALALSVGPMLNGWHEGARAGSGTVIWKARERLAAGEITDDDFMEIAAASAPSVGYCNTMGTASTMNSLAEALGMQLPGAAAIPAPYRERGQISYETGQRIVDMVWEDLTPARIMTRAAFENAIVVNSAIGGSTNAPIHLNAIARHLGVPLDNDDWQKLGHQVPLLVNLQPAGTYLGEDYHRAGGVPAVISHLLEAGLLPHPDVLTANGRTLADNCAGRHSSNAQVIRPASDPLVAAAGFLNLRGNLFDSALMKTSVISAEFRARYLSDPADPDAFEGRAIVFDGVEDYHARIDDPDQGIDAECILVMRGTGPKGYPGGAEVVNMRPPAELLKRGITALPCIGDGRQSGTSGSPSILNAAPEAAEGGGLALLRTGDRIRIDLRTGSADMLVPPEELARRAEQLLTEGGFPVPESQSPWQRYFRDLVQPFDRGMTLRDADQYREIARKFTPRDNH; via the coding sequence GTGACCCGTATCCACCCCCAGGACCTTCGCTCTCGGAAGTGGTTCATGAACCCGGACAACCCGGAGATGACCGCGCTCTACCTGGAGCGGTATCTCAACTACGGGCTGACCCGCGCGGAATTGCAGGCGGGCAAGCCGATCATCGCCATCGCCCAGACCGGCAGCGACCTGTCGCCCTGCAACCGCCATCATCTTGAGTTGGCCAAGCGGGTGCGCGACGGCATCATCGCGGCGGGCGGCACCCCGATGGAGGTGCCGGTGCATCCGATCCAGGAAACCGGCAAACGGCCCACCGCCCTGCTGGATCGCAACCTGGCCTATCTGGGCCTGGTGGAGGCGCTGTTCGGTTATCCGATTGACGGCGTCGTGCTGACCATCGGCTGTGACAAGACGACCCCGGCCCTGCTGATGGCGGCGGCCACCGTCGGCATCCCGGCGCTGGCGCTGTCGGTCGGCCCCATGCTGAATGGCTGGCATGAGGGCGCCCGCGCCGGCTCGGGCACCGTCATCTGGAAAGCCCGCGAACGGCTGGCGGCGGGCGAGATCACGGATGACGACTTCATGGAGATCGCCGCCGCCTCCGCACCTTCGGTCGGGTATTGCAACACCATGGGCACCGCCAGCACGATGAATTCCCTGGCCGAGGCTTTGGGGATGCAACTGCCCGGCGCCGCCGCCATCCCCGCGCCCTATCGCGAACGGGGGCAGATCAGCTACGAAACCGGGCAGCGCATCGTCGACATGGTCTGGGAAGATCTGACCCCGGCCCGAATCATGACCCGCGCGGCATTCGAAAACGCGATCGTGGTGAATTCGGCCATCGGCGGATCGACCAACGCGCCCATCCACCTGAATGCCATCGCCCGGCATCTGGGCGTGCCGCTGGACAATGACGATTGGCAAAAGCTGGGCCATCAGGTGCCGCTTCTGGTGAACCTGCAACCCGCCGGCACCTATCTGGGTGAGGATTATCACCGCGCGGGCGGCGTGCCCGCCGTCATCAGCCACCTGCTGGAGGCCGGGTTGCTGCCTCATCCCGACGTGCTCACCGCAAATGGCCGGACACTTGCCGACAATTGCGCGGGGCGGCACAGCAGCAACGCACAGGTGATCCGCCCCGCCTCCGATCCGCTGGTCGCGGCGGCGGGGTTCCTGAACCTGCGCGGCAACCTGTTCGACAGCGCCTTGATGAAGACCTCGGTCATCAGCGCCGAATTCCGCGCCCGCTATCTATCCGATCCCGCAGATCCCGATGCGTTCGAAGGGCGGGCCATCGTCTTTGACGGGGTGGAGGATTACCACGCCCGCATCGACGACCCCGACCAGGGGATCGACGCGGAGTGCATCCTGGTCATGCGCGGCACCGGGCCCAAGGGCTACCCCGGCGGGGCGGAGGTGGTGAACATGCGCCCCCCCGCCGAACTGTTGAAACGCGGCATCACCGCCCTGCCCTGTATCGGCGACGGGCGGCAATCGGGCACCTCGGGCTCGCCCTCCATCCTGAACGCCGCGCCGGAAGCGGCAGAGGGTGGCGGGCTGGCCCTGTTGCGTACCGGCGACCGGATCCGCATCGATCTGCGCACCGGCAGCGCCGACATGCTGGTCCCGCCGGAGGAGCTGGCCCGCCGCGCCGAGCAGCTTCTGACCGAAGGCGGATTCCCGGTCCCCGAAAGCCAATCCCCCTGGCAGCGATATTTCCGCGATCTGGTGCAGCCCTTCGACCGCGGCATGACCCTGCGCGACGCCGATCAATACCGCGAAATCGCCCGCAAGTTCACGCCACGCGACAATCACTGA
- a CDS encoding TRAP transporter substrate-binding protein, which produces MSNRITKSIAVAALAAISTVSASAMALAAEWRGWNIHVQDYPVSHGMQAFADELADKTGGEITAKLFHGGVLGSQPDAIEQVRLGAIDFGVFSLGPMGQVVPEANVVSLPFIFKSVPDMYRLMDGEAGAALNAGLEAKGIIALGYYDAGARSFYNSHKPISTPDDVKGMKVRVMNNDLFVGMIESMGGNATPMAFAEVYQSLKTGVVDGAENNPPSYESTNHFEVAPYYSLSQHLIIPECLCMSKRTWDKLSAEEQEIVRTAGRNSTELQRELWQEREAASMQVVRDAGVEVNEVADKAAFQAAMDPVYEEFLAANPDLADMVELFRAD; this is translated from the coding sequence ATGTCAAATCGGATCACCAAATCCATCGCGGTCGCGGCCCTTGCGGCGATTTCCACCGTGTCTGCCAGCGCCATGGCCTTGGCGGCGGAATGGCGCGGCTGGAACATTCACGTTCAGGATTACCCCGTCTCGCACGGGATGCAGGCCTTTGCCGACGAACTGGCCGACAAGACCGGGGGGGAGATCACGGCCAAGCTGTTTCACGGCGGGGTTCTGGGCTCGCAGCCCGATGCGATCGAACAGGTGCGGCTGGGCGCCATCGACTTCGGCGTCTTCAGCCTGGGCCCGATGGGGCAGGTCGTGCCGGAGGCCAATGTCGTCTCCCTGCCGTTCATCTTCAAATCCGTCCCCGATATGTATCGCCTGATGGACGGAGAGGCCGGCGCCGCCCTGAACGCGGGGCTGGAGGCCAAGGGCATCATCGCCCTGGGATATTACGATGCGGGCGCGCGCAGCTTCTACAATTCGCATAAGCCGATTTCGACGCCTGATGACGTCAAGGGGATGAAGGTCCGCGTGATGAACAACGACCTGTTCGTCGGCATGATCGAATCCATGGGGGGCAACGCCACGCCGATGGCCTTTGCCGAGGTCTATCAATCGCTGAAGACCGGCGTCGTGGACGGGGCGGAGAACAACCCGCCGTCCTACGAATCCACCAACCATTTCGAGGTCGCGCCTTACTATTCCCTGTCTCAGCACCTGATCATCCCCGAATGCCTGTGCATGTCGAAACGGACCTGGGACAAGCTGTCGGCGGAAGAGCAGGAGATCGTCCGCACCGCCGGCCGCAACAGCACCGAGCTGCAGCGCGAGCTGTGGCAGGAACGCGAGGCGGCCTCCATGCAGGTGGTGCGTGACGCGGGCGTCGAGGTGAACGAGGTCGCGGACAAGGCTGCGTTCCAGGCCGCGA